In Paenibacillus sp. FSL R7-0345, a single window of DNA contains:
- a CDS encoding SEC-C metal-binding domain-containing protein, with amino-acid sequence MSKVGRNDLCPCGSGKKYKKCCLGKETSAVESILRLVTTEEAAAREAAAVAAQAAASADAGVRPEGKLTLTKLKKMVTRELRWEHPAHEQLAMQLIESMRDMYERELIFEAVVLWNGFSGQTKPAVKKAGSFCAAIEYILSEEYGFNLSQAGLADKYEVTTGTISRKVKEMLNYIEEYGREGDSDELSVLSGNGTAREKAQQLLYKAMESTSGKRKLQLAEAALEIYPDSSDAYLILAEESENEQEARAFLKAGIAAGERDLGEAFFAKNKGYFWGLTETRPYIRICKSYAESCWFGGKAEEAAGILEHILELNPDDNTGARYLLAAVYLYNNQLKEAEQFLKKYGEDDAAAAFAYDRIVLEYKKNGITSQLKMLYRVARGVNKHVPDYLLGVKRLPHNLPDFVGMGDSNEAVEYVIMHSRLWASLPELLKWMLKQQ; translated from the coding sequence TTGAGTAAGGTTGGAAGAAATGACTTGTGCCCATGCGGAAGCGGGAAAAAATATAAGAAATGCTGCCTGGGTAAGGAAACCTCTGCGGTAGAGTCGATCCTGCGGCTCGTTACAACTGAGGAGGCGGCTGCCCGTGAGGCAGCTGCGGTTGCAGCTCAAGCTGCTGCATCTGCTGATGCCGGTGTCCGGCCTGAGGGCAAGCTTACGCTGACCAAGCTGAAAAAAATGGTGACACGGGAACTGAGATGGGAGCATCCGGCCCATGAGCAGCTGGCCATGCAGCTGATCGAAAGCATGCGGGACATGTATGAGCGTGAGCTGATTTTTGAAGCAGTAGTGCTCTGGAACGGTTTCTCCGGCCAGACCAAGCCTGCAGTGAAGAAGGCAGGTTCATTCTGCGCGGCAATTGAGTATATTTTGTCAGAAGAATACGGGTTCAACCTTTCCCAGGCCGGGCTGGCCGATAAATATGAGGTTACTACGGGAACCATTTCACGCAAAGTGAAGGAAATGCTTAATTATATTGAGGAGTACGGCAGGGAAGGTGATTCTGACGAACTATCCGTGCTAAGCGGTAACGGAACTGCCAGAGAGAAGGCTCAGCAGCTCCTGTATAAAGCGATGGAGTCCACCTCCGGTAAGCGCAAGCTGCAGCTGGCGGAAGCAGCTCTGGAGATCTATCCTGACAGCTCAGATGCCTATCTGATTCTTGCTGAGGAATCGGAAAACGAGCAGGAGGCGCGTGCTTTTCTGAAGGCAGGTATTGCTGCCGGTGAACGGGACCTGGGAGAAGCCTTTTTTGCCAAAAATAAAGGTTATTTCTGGGGACTGACGGAAACCCGGCCGTACATCCGGATCTGCAAGAGTTATGCGGAGTCCTGCTGGTTCGGCGGCAAGGCGGAGGAAGCTGCAGGAATTCTGGAGCACATTCTGGAGCTTAATCCGGATGATAATACAGGTGCCCGTTATCTGCTGGCTGCTGTCTATCTGTACAACAACCAGCTGAAGGAAGCAGAGCAGTTCCTGAAGAAGTATGGCGAGGATGATGCGGCTGCAGCGTTTGCTTACGACCGGATTGTCCTGGAATATAAAAAGAACGGAATCACTTCCCAGCTCAAAATGCTGTACCGTGTAGCGCGCGGCGTGAACAAGCATGTGCCGGATTATTTGCTGGGCGTGAAGCGTCTGCCGCATAATCTTCCGGATTTTGTCGGCATGGGGGATTCCAACGAAGCGGTTGAATACGTCATTATGCATTCCCGCCTATGGGCAAGTCTGCCTGAGTTGTTAAAGTGGATGCTGAAGCAACAATAG
- a CDS encoding aspartyl-phosphate phosphatase Spo0E family protein, which translates to MNDLEGIKQSIEQARYKLNKLERQLELGHPAVLHQSMVLDELINEYNRYCFRRAMGALRSNTHAAEASWIEQPRQLSFS; encoded by the coding sequence GTGAATGATTTAGAAGGTATCAAACAAAGCATTGAACAGGCCCGTTACAAGCTGAACAAGCTGGAACGGCAGCTTGAACTTGGACATCCCGCGGTGCTCCATCAATCGATGGTTCTCGATGAACTTATAAATGAATATAACCGGTACTGCTTCAGACGGGCAATGGGAGCCTTGCGCAGCAATACTCATGCCGCCGAAGCCAGCTGGATAGAACAGCCGCGGCAGCTGAGCTTCAGCTAA
- the purM gene encoding phosphoribosylformylglycinamidine cyclo-ligase, translated as MSEAYKNAGVDIAAGNEAVERMKKHVKRTYRPEVMTELGGFGALFGLNKDKYDEPVLVSGTDGVGTKLKLAFAADRHDTIGIDAVAMCVNDIVVQGAEPLFFLDYLACDKVVPEKIEAIVSGIAEGCHQAGCALIGGETAEMPGMYAAGEYDIAGFTVGVADKAKLVTGADIAPGDTVIGLASSGIHSNGFSLVRKLLLEQAGYELNDVVPELGAPLVDVLLAPTKIYVKPLLALLEQLTVKGMAHITGGGFIENIPRMLPDNVNVEINYGSWPIQPVFGLMQDKGSVTNRDMFTTFNMGIGLVLVVSAADGERALELLKASGEEAYLIGTVTEGERIVTFTGAEV; from the coding sequence GTGTCGGAAGCTTATAAAAACGCCGGAGTGGATATTGCAGCCGGTAATGAAGCGGTAGAACGCATGAAAAAGCATGTGAAGCGCACTTACCGTCCGGAGGTCATGACAGAGCTTGGCGGATTTGGCGCATTGTTTGGTCTCAACAAAGATAAATACGATGAGCCTGTGCTTGTATCCGGTACGGACGGCGTAGGCACGAAGCTCAAGCTCGCATTCGCGGCGGACCGCCACGACACGATTGGCATCGATGCGGTTGCGATGTGTGTGAACGACATCGTGGTACAGGGCGCAGAGCCGCTGTTCTTCCTCGACTACCTCGCATGCGATAAAGTGGTACCGGAGAAAATCGAAGCCATCGTATCCGGAATCGCGGAAGGCTGCCATCAGGCAGGCTGCGCGCTGATCGGCGGCGAAACGGCTGAAATGCCGGGCATGTACGCTGCCGGCGAATATGATATTGCCGGCTTTACAGTGGGTGTGGCCGATAAGGCTAAGCTCGTGACTGGTGCGGATATTGCACCTGGCGACACAGTGATCGGCCTTGCCTCCAGCGGTATCCACAGCAACGGCTTCTCGCTGGTGCGCAAGCTTTTGCTGGAGCAGGCGGGGTATGAGCTGAACGATGTTGTTCCTGAGCTGGGCGCTCCGCTGGTGGACGTGCTGCTGGCTCCGACCAAAATCTACGTAAAACCGCTGCTGGCCCTGCTGGAGCAGCTGACCGTTAAAGGCATGGCGCATATTACTGGCGGAGGCTTTATCGAGAATATTCCGCGGATGCTGCCGGATAATGTGAATGTTGAAATTAACTACGGCTCCTGGCCGATCCAGCCAGTCTTCGGCCTGATGCAGGACAAGGGCAGTGTAACAAACCGTGATATGTTCACTACCTTCAACATGGGCATCGGTCTGGTGCTGGTTGTGTCTGCTGCAGACGGAGAGCGTGCGCTGGAGCTGTTGAAAGCCAGCGGGGAAGAGGCTTATCTGATCGGCACAGTGACTGAAGGGGAGCGCATCGTTACCTTTACAGGAGCTGAGGTGTGA
- the purH gene encoding bifunctional phosphoribosylaminoimidazolecarboxamide formyltransferase/IMP cyclohydrolase produces MSIKRALVSVSDKQGIVDFCRELSALGVEIISTGGTSTLLAKEGVPVIGISDVTGFPEIMDGRVKTLHPAVHSGLLAVRDNEEHTRQMTELGLGYIDLVVVNLYPFAETIAKPDVSYEEAIENIDIGGPTMLRSAAKNHAFVSVVVDAADYTNVLEEVRAGGDTTLETRKRLAAKVFRHTAAYDALIADYLANVTGEPLPERYTVTYEKIQDLRYGENPHQKAAFYRKPLAAQDTLTAAEQLHGKELSYNNINDANAALQIVKEFEEPAVVAVKHMNPCGVGVGTSVFEAYQKAYNADPTSIFGGIVAANRIIDADTANLLKDIFLEIVLAPGFTEEALDILTQKKNIRLLKIGNLSSGAARKSSFVVTSIEGGMVVQESDVHSVNEDELQVVTDRKPTEEELKQLLFGWKVVKHVKSNAIVLAADDMTVGVGAGQMNRVGAAKIAIEQAADKAKGAILASDAFFPMGDTLELAAKAGITAVIQPGGSIKDEESIKVANEYGIAMVFTGVRHFKH; encoded by the coding sequence GTGAGTATCAAAAGAGCGCTGGTCAGCGTATCGGACAAACAGGGCATCGTGGATTTTTGCCGCGAGTTGTCTGCATTGGGTGTAGAAATTATCTCCACAGGCGGCACTAGCACACTTTTGGCTAAAGAAGGCGTACCGGTTATCGGCATCTCTGATGTGACGGGCTTCCCGGAAATTATGGACGGACGTGTCAAAACCCTGCATCCTGCGGTACATAGCGGCCTGCTGGCCGTTCGTGATAATGAGGAGCATACGCGTCAGATGACTGAGCTGGGTCTGGGCTACATCGATCTGGTGGTGGTGAATCTTTATCCCTTCGCGGAGACGATTGCCAAGCCGGATGTGTCCTACGAGGAAGCGATCGAGAACATCGATATCGGCGGACCTACGATGCTGCGTTCTGCGGCGAAGAATCATGCTTTTGTCAGTGTGGTTGTGGATGCTGCAGATTATACCAATGTGCTTGAAGAGGTGCGTGCAGGCGGAGATACGACCCTTGAGACCCGCAAACGTCTTGCGGCAAAAGTGTTCCGCCATACGGCGGCTTACGACGCCCTGATCGCCGATTATCTGGCCAATGTGACCGGTGAACCGCTGCCGGAGCGCTATACTGTTACTTACGAGAAAATCCAGGATCTCCGCTACGGGGAGAATCCGCACCAGAAGGCGGCATTTTACCGCAAGCCGCTGGCGGCGCAGGATACGCTGACAGCAGCCGAGCAGCTGCACGGCAAGGAATTGTCCTACAACAACATCAACGACGCCAACGCGGCGCTGCAGATCGTCAAGGAGTTCGAAGAGCCTGCAGTCGTAGCTGTTAAGCACATGAATCCATGCGGAGTAGGCGTGGGGACCAGTGTATTTGAAGCTTATCAAAAAGCGTACAACGCCGATCCGACCTCCATCTTTGGCGGAATTGTCGCTGCTAACCGGATTATTGATGCAGATACCGCGAATCTGCTGAAGGATATCTTCCTGGAAATCGTATTGGCTCCGGGCTTCACGGAGGAAGCACTGGACATTCTGACACAGAAAAAGAATATCCGCCTGCTCAAAATCGGCAATCTGAGCAGCGGCGCGGCGCGTAAGAGCAGCTTTGTTGTGACTTCAATCGAGGGCGGCATGGTTGTGCAGGAGAGCGATGTGCACTCCGTAAATGAGGATGAGCTGCAGGTTGTTACCGACCGCAAGCCTACCGAGGAAGAGTTGAAGCAGCTGTTGTTCGGCTGGAAAGTCGTTAAGCATGTGAAGTCCAATGCGATCGTGCTGGCAGCGGATGACATGACTGTGGGCGTTGGCGCTGGCCAGATGAACCGTGTCGGAGCCGCGAAGATTGCGATTGAGCAGGCGGCAGACAAGGCCAAAGGTGCTATTCTCGCATCTGACGCGTTCTTCCCGATGGGCGATACGCTGGAACTTGCGGCAAAGGCGGGTATCACCGCAGTTATCCAGCCGGGCGGCTCTATTAAGGACGAGGAATCAATAAAGGTTGCCAATGAATACGGAATCGCTATGGTCTTCACCGGCGTCCGCCATTTCAAACACTAG
- the purN gene encoding phosphoribosylglycinamide formyltransferase — MSRSRIAVFASGQGSNFAALIEAQRAGQLGEGSIELLVSDRPEAPVAQRAEAAGVPALLLRPKDFASRELYEAEIVAELKRRDIGLIVLAGYMRLISPVLLEPFDGRIINIHPSLLPAFAGKDAIGQAIGYGVKLTGVTVHFVDGGMDTGPVIAQRSVTVEAGDTADSLAQRIHEVEYALYPEVVRAFAAGKVELNGRHVIVHE; from the coding sequence ATGAGCAGGAGCCGGATCGCTGTATTTGCCTCCGGGCAGGGCAGCAATTTTGCCGCACTCATTGAGGCGCAGAGAGCCGGGCAGCTTGGTGAGGGAAGCATTGAGCTGCTGGTTTCCGACCGGCCGGAAGCACCTGTAGCGCAGCGGGCGGAGGCAGCGGGCGTGCCCGCTCTCCTGCTGCGGCCAAAGGATTTTGCCAGCCGCGAGCTGTATGAGGCGGAGATTGTTGCCGAGTTGAAGCGCAGGGACATCGGTCTGATCGTACTCGCCGGTTACATGCGGCTGATCAGTCCGGTGCTGCTGGAGCCTTTTGACGGAAGGATTATCAACATCCATCCTTCGCTGCTGCCTGCTTTTGCCGGGAAGGATGCTATCGGGCAGGCCATCGGTTACGGTGTGAAGCTGACCGGAGTGACGGTGCATTTTGTCGATGGGGGCATGGATACCGGACCGGTCATTGCCCAGCGCAGCGTTACAGTGGAAGCAGGGGATACAGCAGATTCGCTGGCACAGCGGATTCACGAAGTTGAATATGCGCTGTATCCGGAGGTTGTCCGTGCTTTTGCAGCCGGAAAAGTGGAGCTGAACGGCAGACATGTCATTGTTCACGAGTAG
- the purD gene encoding phosphoribosylamine--glycine ligase, whose translation MDILVVGGGGREHAIIWKLSQSPSAGKIYCAPGNAGIAQLAECVPIGVFEFDKLTAFAKEKEVGLVVIGPDDPLAAGIVDAFEAQDIPVFGPRKNAAEIEGSKTFMKDLLHKYNIPTAAYEKFSDYEAALAYLRGQGLPIVIKADGLAAGKGVTVAYSREEAELALRDIMVTKVFGEAGAQVVIEEFLAGQEMSILAFVDGETVRPMAAAQDHKPVFDGDKGPNTGGMGTYSPLPHIDESIIHEAVKTIIEPTAKAMVSEGRSFSGVLFAGLMISPDGKPKTIEFNARFGDPETQVVLPRLKSDLLEIFLAVAEGRLADTSIEWSDEAAVCVVLASEGYPGKYPKDVPITGLDETGDGLVFHAGTARGEDGSWLTNGGRVLGVVGLGADIAGARAAAYASAEKIQFAGKQNRSDIAMKALV comes from the coding sequence ATGGATATTTTGGTGGTCGGCGGCGGGGGCCGGGAGCATGCGATTATCTGGAAGCTGTCCCAAAGCCCGTCAGCCGGTAAAATCTACTGTGCACCCGGCAACGCCGGGATTGCCCAGCTGGCCGAATGTGTGCCGATCGGCGTGTTTGAGTTCGATAAGCTGACGGCGTTCGCCAAGGAGAAAGAGGTAGGCCTTGTCGTTATCGGTCCCGATGATCCGCTGGCGGCAGGCATCGTCGATGCTTTTGAAGCACAGGACATTCCGGTATTCGGACCGCGTAAAAATGCGGCGGAAATCGAAGGCAGCAAAACCTTTATGAAGGACCTGCTGCATAAATACAATATTCCGACAGCAGCCTATGAGAAGTTCAGCGATTATGAAGCGGCGCTTGCGTATTTGCGCGGACAGGGATTGCCGATTGTAATTAAGGCTGATGGGCTGGCTGCAGGCAAAGGGGTAACGGTTGCGTATTCGCGAGAGGAAGCCGAGCTGGCGCTGCGTGACATCATGGTCACCAAGGTGTTCGGTGAAGCCGGCGCCCAGGTCGTAATTGAGGAGTTCCTGGCGGGGCAGGAGATGTCAATTCTCGCTTTTGTCGACGGAGAGACGGTACGCCCTATGGCGGCTGCGCAGGATCACAAGCCGGTATTCGACGGAGACAAGGGGCCTAATACCGGCGGGATGGGCACCTATTCCCCTCTGCCGCATATTGACGAGTCTATTATCCATGAGGCGGTAAAGACCATTATTGAGCCTACAGCCAAAGCTATGGTATCTGAAGGCCGTTCCTTCAGCGGCGTACTGTTTGCGGGTCTGATGATCTCGCCGGACGGCAAGCCCAAGACGATCGAATTCAATGCCCGGTTCGGCGATCCGGAGACCCAGGTCGTACTGCCGCGGCTGAAGAGCGATCTGCTGGAGATTTTCCTGGCTGTAGCTGAAGGCAGACTGGCAGATACCTCTATTGAGTGGAGCGATGAGGCAGCAGTGTGTGTAGTGCTGGCTTCAGAGGGTTATCCGGGGAAATATCCGAAGGATGTGCCGATAACAGGACTGGATGAAACGGGAGACGGACTGGTCTTTCATGCGGGAACGGCGCGGGGTGAAGACGGCAGCTGGCTTACCAACGGAGGCCGGGTACTTGGCGTAGTAGGCCTGGGAGCGGATATTGCCGGGGCGCGTGCAGCAGCTTATGCCAGTGCGGAGAAGATCCAGTTTGCCGGCAAGCAAAACCGCAGTGATATTGCTATGAAAGCACTGGTCTAA
- the ilvA gene encoding threonine ammonia-lyase IlvA, protein MRDGEDRIVGMEDIVRAHHVLREVIVRTPLQLDAVLSAKYGCNVYLKREDLQIVRSFKIRGAYNMIRSLSAEDRAKGIVCASAGNHAQGVAYSCKALGIKGKIFMPSTTPNQKIKQVRRFGGEFVEVILKGDTFDDAYDEALQACIDYSMTLIHPFDEPRIIAGNGTIAMEIMESLDKPADFVFVTIGGGGLAAGVATYVKTVSPATKVIGVEPSGAASMSEALERGEVVTLKEINKFVDGAAVKRVGGLTYDICARQLDDVVKVPEGKACTTILALYNENAIVVEPAGSLPIAALDMYRDQIRGKTVVCIVSGGNNDIDRMQEIKERSLIYEGLKHYFMINFPQRAGALKEFLAEVLGPDDDITRFEYTKKNDKENGPALVGIELFQREDYDPLVERMKQKGVDYTEINKEPNLFNMLI, encoded by the coding sequence ATGAGAGACGGCGAAGACCGGATCGTAGGAATGGAAGATATTGTACGGGCACACCATGTGCTGCGGGAAGTAATCGTCCGTACGCCGCTTCAGCTGGATGCGGTGCTGTCAGCCAAGTATGGCTGTAATGTATATTTGAAACGCGAGGATTTGCAGATTGTCCGCTCCTTCAAGATTCGCGGGGCCTATAATATGATCCGCAGCCTGTCCGCCGAGGACCGGGCCAAGGGTATCGTCTGTGCGAGCGCAGGGAATCATGCGCAGGGTGTAGCTTATTCGTGTAAAGCGCTGGGCATCAAAGGCAAAATCTTTATGCCAAGCACGACTCCGAATCAGAAAATTAAGCAGGTCCGGCGCTTTGGCGGCGAATTTGTTGAGGTCATTCTCAAAGGGGATACCTTTGATGATGCCTATGATGAAGCGCTGCAGGCCTGCATCGACTATAGTATGACGCTGATTCATCCGTTCGATGAGCCGCGGATTATTGCCGGAAACGGTACGATTGCCATGGAGATTATGGAAAGCCTGGACAAGCCGGCGGATTTCGTGTTTGTCACGATCGGCGGAGGCGGTCTGGCTGCAGGTGTAGCCACTTATGTTAAAACGGTAAGCCCGGCAACCAAGGTTATCGGCGTGGAGCCTTCCGGAGCAGCTTCCATGAGCGAGGCCCTGGAACGCGGTGAGGTGGTTACCCTCAAGGAGATTAATAAATTTGTGGACGGCGCAGCCGTCAAGCGTGTCGGCGGCCTGACCTACGATATCTGCGCCCGTCAGCTGGATGATGTAGTCAAGGTGCCGGAGGGTAAGGCGTGCACGACCATCCTTGCATTGTACAACGAGAACGCCATTGTGGTTGAACCGGCCGGCTCGCTGCCGATTGCAGCGCTCGACATGTACCGTGATCAGATCCGGGGTAAGACAGTTGTATGTATTGTCAGCGGCGGCAACAACGATATCGACCGGATGCAAGAGATTAAGGAGCGGTCGCTGATCTATGAAGGGCTCAAGCATTACTTCATGATCAACTTCCCGCAGCGCGCCGGTGCACTGAAGGAATTCCTGGCTGAGGTGCTCGGTCCGGATGATGATATCACCCGCTTCGAATATACCAAGAAGAATGATAAGGAGAACGGCCCGGCGCTAGTCGGCATTGAGCTGTTCCAGCGGGAGGATTATGATCCGCTGGTCGAGCGGATGAAGCAGAAGGGCGTCGATTACACCGAGATCAACAAGGAACCGAATCTGTTCAATATGCTGATCTAG
- a CDS encoding methyl-accepting chemotaxis protein, which yields MALRKNKPVRNMGIRGKLFLSVIVSVVAIIVAVAVVIYSNAKQIIVDDLSSALAYEKEGINVKVNDLLQPASDSVKLLNANSYIRDFIEGVKSADTAKTTGGYTELIETLNLIKDSNQNLLNVYIGLDQVNKLITQDEFEPPADFNMKERSWYTSTARNNRVTVTDPYIDAGSGKMVVSVTAPIQNESGLLIGVAGVDISTEQITQALSAFNYNDSGYAILVDKTGTFIYHPDSDNILLKKMSDLGPDWGTVGDVMVQWGTNVITTEMDGMDSYVSYAPAVQNQWSVALIVPRADAEKVLQTFKLIFFLSVIAAVAVMSVLLYFVSNSILKQIPVLTAAFRTAMTGDMSVRASVSAKGEIGVLADGFNEMISSQQKLIQDIKQSSASISNALDNTEKNIFALDGSISDISAITEELSAGMQQTAASMQEMNASTNEIGHAVNEIARKAREGAGAAGRINERADRLKQAAMTSRMQADRIYGEGEEKLRSAIGQSGSIQQIRILSEGILEIAAQTNLLSLNASIEAARAGDAGRGFAVVAEEIRKLADTSRETASEIQSVTESVVGAVAKLIEGAESMLHFMDGQVRRDYDSMEETGQRYSEDARYIEELVTDFSATSEQLLASIQSMLTAIGETSSATNEGAAGAGSIAVQAEQIIGKSGGIVAEMEAIKNSSAQLQQAVSRFKA from the coding sequence ATGGCATTAAGAAAAAATAAACCAGTCCGGAATATGGGGATCCGGGGCAAGCTTTTTTTGTCCGTTATTGTATCAGTTGTTGCTATTATTGTTGCGGTAGCCGTAGTTATCTATAGTAATGCCAAACAGATTATTGTAGATGATTTGAGCAGCGCATTGGCGTATGAGAAAGAGGGGATTAATGTAAAGGTTAATGATCTGCTTCAGCCGGCCTCGGACAGTGTTAAGCTGCTGAATGCAAACAGTTATATCCGCGATTTTATTGAAGGTGTGAAATCTGCGGATACCGCCAAAACGACCGGGGGCTATACCGAGCTTATTGAGACTCTTAACCTGATTAAGGACAGTAACCAGAACCTACTGAATGTATATATCGGGCTGGATCAGGTCAATAAGCTGATTACACAGGATGAATTTGAGCCCCCGGCAGACTTTAACATGAAGGAGCGCAGCTGGTATACCTCCACTGCCCGTAACAACCGCGTAACAGTAACCGATCCGTATATTGACGCAGGCTCCGGCAAAATGGTTGTAAGTGTAACGGCGCCGATTCAGAATGAGTCAGGTCTGCTGATCGGGGTTGCAGGGGTGGATATATCGACAGAGCAGATTACGCAGGCGCTGAGCGCTTTTAATTACAACGACAGCGGGTATGCCATTCTGGTTGATAAGACAGGCACGTTCATCTATCACCCGGATTCTGACAATATTCTGCTGAAAAAGATGAGTGATCTGGGTCCGGACTGGGGAACGGTCGGCGACGTAATGGTTCAATGGGGCACTAATGTCATTACAACGGAGATGGACGGGATGGACAGCTATGTCTCTTATGCTCCCGCTGTTCAGAACCAATGGTCGGTTGCGCTGATTGTACCCCGGGCGGATGCGGAAAAGGTTCTGCAGACGTTCAAGCTGATCTTTTTCCTCTCAGTGATTGCGGCGGTTGCTGTGATGTCTGTCCTGCTCTATTTTGTGTCCAATAGCATTCTTAAGCAGATTCCTGTTCTAACAGCGGCGTTCAGGACGGCGATGACCGGTGATATGTCGGTGCGGGCGAGTGTTTCGGCAAAAGGGGAGATTGGTGTGCTGGCGGACGGCTTTAATGAGATGATCTCGTCCCAGCAGAAGCTGATTCAGGATATTAAGCAGAGCTCCGCGAGTATTTCCAATGCGCTTGATAATACGGAGAAAAATATATTTGCGCTCGACGGCAGCATTTCGGATATTTCGGCGATTACCGAGGAGTTGTCCGCTGGTATGCAGCAGACCGCAGCCTCCATGCAGGAGATGAACGCCAGCACCAATGAAATCGGGCATGCGGTGAACGAGATTGCCCGCAAAGCCCGGGAAGGCGCCGGGGCGGCCGGCCGGATTAATGAACGTGCCGACAGGCTGAAGCAGGCTGCTATGACTTCACGGATGCAGGCAGACAGGATATACGGCGAGGGTGAGGAGAAGCTGCGCAGCGCGATCGGGCAGTCCGGGTCTATTCAGCAGATCCGGATCCTGTCGGAAGGGATCCTGGAGATTGCTGCCCAGACCAACCTGTTATCGCTGAATGCCTCGATTGAGGCGGCGAGAGCCGGAGATGCAGGCCGGGGATTCGCCGTTGTCGCTGAAGAAATCCGTAAGCTGGCGGACACCTCGCGTGAGACTGCTTCAGAGATTCAGAGTGTTACAGAATCAGTAGTGGGAGCTGTGGCCAAGCTGATAGAGGGAGCGGAGAGCATGCTGCATTTCATGGACGGACAGGTGCGCAGAGATTACGATTCCATGGAAGAGACCGGCCAGCGGTACAGTGAAGACGCCAGGTATATTGAGGAGCTGGTGACCGATTTTAGCGCAACCTCCGAACAGCTGCTTGCCTCCATACAGAGCATGCTGACTGCAATCGGAGAGACCAGCAGCGCAACGAATGAAGGAGCAGCGGGAGCAGGCAGTATTGCTGTGCAGGCAGAGCAGATTATCGGCAAATCCGGCGGCATAGTCGCCGAGATGGAAGCGATCAAGAACAGCTCTGCACAGCTGCAGCAGGCCGTATCCCGGTTTAAAGCCTAG
- a CDS encoding transcriptional regulator: MNLSQLGRRAGLNAGTVSSLVKGSRVLAVDQLDRITRVLGMPEGYYYEHYIQECIVETVPNWRRIRPFLFRCAELDCLNCIRQSVQLLLDNLTYSPLLFEVAEEFFNTGKSKAAAILYESVAASERRQHSERLAFCQYRLFMLRLGDNQENNLQAAIQFEPFVDRLDELDQLDALRELGNTYKSLQRWDKVDVIAAELGTKAKIQLRLASQPGVKREGYDKKLKRPLFVYLAFSNLLRGGVCDARGAYEEALEYAYKYADLSWVSARDEETLRWVKLFEGWAKANIFVCKLMIGDDNVIAEYAEFIDQDEEEMLIGILNITKAANRFNYNIDVILEKFKPRLIPYLSLQSESVGMYTPQIIDEESTECCYQLAYYYLWNRGHLAGFRYLLAGLEKSDFINNEIRLLSFVRLFEHFREYASFDIQQQYQNLMKKEFGLNEEKGSRVVSSR; this comes from the coding sequence TTGAATCTCAGCCAGTTAGGCAGAAGAGCAGGCCTGAATGCCGGGACGGTCAGCTCCTTAGTGAAAGGGAGCCGGGTACTGGCGGTTGACCAGCTGGACAGGATAACCAGAGTTCTGGGTATGCCGGAAGGTTATTACTACGAGCATTACATTCAGGAGTGTATCGTAGAAACCGTGCCGAACTGGCGCAGAATCAGACCGTTTTTGTTCCGGTGTGCGGAACTGGACTGCCTGAATTGTATCCGCCAGTCTGTGCAGCTCTTATTGGACAATCTGACTTATTCACCGCTTTTGTTTGAGGTTGCAGAAGAATTTTTCAATACCGGTAAGTCTAAGGCTGCTGCTATTCTCTATGAGAGCGTTGCCGCAAGTGAACGTAGACAGCATTCGGAACGTCTGGCCTTTTGCCAGTACCGGCTGTTTATGCTCCGGCTGGGTGATAATCAGGAGAATAATCTTCAGGCGGCGATTCAATTTGAACCTTTTGTGGACAGGCTCGATGAACTGGATCAGCTGGATGCCCTGAGGGAGTTAGGTAATACATACAAGTCGTTGCAACGCTGGGATAAGGTTGATGTAATTGCAGCAGAACTGGGTACCAAGGCTAAGATACAGCTTAGATTAGCCTCTCAGCCGGGGGTTAAGAGAGAAGGATATGATAAGAAGCTGAAGCGGCCGCTGTTTGTGTACCTGGCCTTTTCCAATCTGCTGCGAGGCGGTGTCTGTGATGCCAGAGGTGCTTACGAAGAGGCGCTGGAATACGCCTATAAATATGCGGACTTAAGCTGGGTGAGCGCAAGAGACGAAGAAACGCTGAGGTGGGTTAAACTATTCGAAGGTTGGGCCAAAGCTAACATTTTCGTATGTAAGCTTATGATCGGCGATGATAATGTCATTGCTGAATATGCAGAATTCATTGATCAGGATGAAGAAGAAATGCTGATAGGGATTCTGAATATTACAAAGGCTGCAAATAGATTTAACTACAATATAGATGTTATTTTGGAGAAATTTAAGCCCCGGCTCATCCCCTATCTTTCGCTTCAGTCGGAGTCTGTGGGCATGTATACACCTCAGATTATAGATGAAGAATCTACAGAGTGCTGTTATCAGTTAGCTTATTACTATTTATGGAATAGAGGACATTTGGCAGGTTTCAGATATTTGCTCGCTGGATTAGAGAAGTCTGATTTCATCAATAATGAGATCCGTTTATTGTCATTTGTGCGATTGTTTGAACATTTTAGAGAATACGCATCATTTGATATACAGCAGCAATACCAAAATTTGATGAAAAAGGAGTTTGGTCTAAATGAAGAAAAAGGTAGCAGGGTTGTTAGTAGTAGGTAG